A stretch of the Glutamicibacter sp. JL.03c genome encodes the following:
- a CDS encoding SPFH domain-containing protein — MLPTIFALLCTFIGLIVMIAGKSMKPANKNRSATRATGVGIFVVSLIVVAIMSTTIVQPRTVGVKVALGKPTSVVSNGFHLKWPWEKVEKLDGSVQNDVYSGDSGIPVRLGNNGRANVDASIQWQLKTDDAMDVFLDYRTFEGIQSNLVDRNFRATLNEVMATYDPLAYTEPSKGGQDLEGLANAVQEKMQAEVKTQIEIRSVTLPIINFDEPTQNRINELQAEAAKTRVAEQRKQTSTAEAEANEILERSLTPETLTSKCLDIVAESNQSPIGCFPNSGVQPITMTGDNNNK, encoded by the coding sequence ATGCTTCCCACCATTTTTGCGCTCCTATGCACTTTCATCGGCCTGATCGTCATGATTGCCGGCAAGTCAATGAAACCCGCAAACAAGAACCGCAGCGCCACCCGGGCGACCGGTGTCGGCATCTTCGTTGTCTCGCTGATCGTTGTGGCCATCATGTCCACCACCATCGTCCAGCCTCGCACCGTTGGCGTGAAGGTTGCCCTGGGCAAGCCGACTTCTGTAGTCAGCAACGGCTTCCACTTGAAGTGGCCATGGGAAAAGGTCGAGAAGCTGGACGGTTCCGTGCAGAACGACGTCTATTCCGGCGATAGCGGCATTCCCGTTCGCCTGGGCAACAACGGCCGTGCCAATGTCGATGCTTCGATTCAGTGGCAGCTGAAGACCGATGACGCGATGGACGTCTTCTTGGACTACCGCACTTTTGAAGGTATCCAGTCGAACCTGGTGGATCGGAACTTCCGCGCGACTTTGAACGAAGTCATGGCGACTTACGATCCGCTGGCCTACACCGAACCATCCAAAGGTGGACAGGATCTTGAGGGCCTGGCCAATGCAGTGCAGGAAAAGATGCAGGCCGAGGTCAAGACTCAGATCGAGATTCGCTCAGTCACATTGCCAATCATCAACTTCGATGAACCAACCCAGAACCGCATTAATGAGCTTCAGGCAGAAGCCGCCAAAACGCGCGTAGCTGAACAGCGCAAGCAAACCAGTACCGCTGAAGCCGAAGCCAACGAGATTCTGGAGCGGTCTTTGACCCCTGAGACCCTGACTTCCAAGTGCTTGGACATCGTTGCTGAATCCAACCAGAGCCCGATTGGGTGCTTCCCGAATTCTGGAGTTCAGCCAATTACCATGACCGGCGACAATAACAACAAGTAG
- a CDS encoding nucleobase:cation symporter-2 family protein, whose protein sequence is MSARPEDERLSPGRTVAYGFQHVLTMYGGIIAPPLVMGSAAGMDTAQMGVLVACCLFIGGLATILQTLGIPFFGAQLPLVQGTSFSGVATMIAILNGGGGMPAVFGAVLAAGAIGIVIAPFFAKLLRFFPPVVTGVVITIIGVSLFPVTADWAMGGSAAGESYGSMKNITLAAITLLILLALSKSGVAALSRLSILLSIVLGTIVAVFMGMADFSQVLTGDIFAVPTPFAFGAPVFEISAIISMMIVILVTYTETTADMLAVAEVTGSKVDARRIANGLRADMLSSTVAPVFNTFTQSAFAQNVGLVAITGVKSRFVVAAGGGILVVLGLLPVLGRVIASIPQPVLGGAGVVLFGSVAAAGIRTLAKAKDDNMNMLIIATSLAFGCIPMVKPDFYAAFPTWVGTIFQSSISSATIMAVLLNIIFNELSWGKKETSQRSIYKYQLDGLEDGDRLVDGKLYDQQGREVQIIAEQPGQAGDRPMPQG, encoded by the coding sequence ATGAGCGCAAGACCTGAAGACGAACGATTAAGCCCAGGCCGCACGGTGGCCTACGGCTTCCAGCACGTGCTGACCATGTACGGCGGCATCATCGCCCCGCCATTGGTGATGGGCTCGGCGGCCGGCATGGACACCGCGCAGATGGGCGTGCTGGTGGCCTGCTGCCTGTTCATCGGCGGGCTGGCCACCATCCTGCAGACCCTGGGTATCCCGTTCTTCGGCGCGCAGCTGCCGCTGGTGCAGGGCACCTCGTTCTCCGGCGTGGCCACCATGATCGCGATCCTCAATGGCGGAGGGGGAATGCCCGCGGTCTTCGGCGCGGTGCTTGCCGCCGGCGCGATCGGCATCGTGATCGCCCCGTTCTTCGCCAAGCTCCTGCGCTTCTTCCCGCCGGTGGTCACCGGCGTGGTCATCACCATCATCGGCGTCTCGCTCTTCCCGGTCACCGCGGATTGGGCCATGGGCGGCTCGGCGGCCGGCGAGAGCTACGGCTCGATGAAGAACATCACCCTGGCGGCCATCACCCTTCTCATCCTGCTGGCCCTGTCCAAGTCCGGCGTCGCGGCCCTCTCGCGCCTGTCGATCCTGCTCTCCATCGTGCTGGGCACGATCGTGGCGGTCTTCATGGGCATGGCCGACTTCTCCCAGGTGCTCACCGGCGACATCTTCGCGGTGCCCACCCCGTTTGCCTTCGGCGCCCCGGTCTTCGAGATCAGCGCCATCATCTCGATGATGATCGTCATCCTGGTGACCTACACCGAAACCACCGCCGACATGCTCGCGGTGGCCGAAGTCACCGGATCCAAGGTCGACGCCCGGCGCATCGCCAACGGCCTGCGCGCCGATATGCTTTCCTCCACGGTGGCCCCGGTCTTCAACACCTTCACCCAGTCGGCCTTCGCGCAGAACGTCGGACTGGTCGCGATCACCGGGGTCAAGAGCCGCTTCGTCGTCGCTGCCGGCGGCGGCATCCTCGTGGTCCTGGGCCTGCTGCCGGTGCTCGGCCGCGTCATCGCCTCGATCCCGCAGCCGGTGCTCGGCGGCGCCGGCGTAGTGCTCTTCGGTTCGGTCGCCGCTGCCGGCATCCGCACCCTGGCCAAGGCCAAGGACGACAATATGAACATGCTGATCATCGCGACTTCGCTGGCCTTTGGCTGCATCCCGATGGTCAAGCCCGACTTCTACGCCGCGTTCCCCACCTGGGTCGGCACGATCTTCCAGTCGAGCATTTCTTCGGCCACGATCATGGCCGTGCTGTTGAACATCATCTTCAATGAGCTGTCCTGGGGCAAGAAGGAAACCTCGCAGCGTTCCATCTACAAGTACCAGCTCGACGGCCTTGAAGACGGCGATCGACTCGTGGACGGCAAGCTCTACGACCAGCAGGGCCGGGAAGTGCAGATCATCGCCGAACAGCCGGGCCAGGCCGGGGATCGGCCGATGCCCCAAGGCTAG
- the fdhD gene encoding formate dehydrogenase accessory sulfurtransferase FdhD, with product MGRKIVRRRVIRATREGGWRPREEKLAGEEPLEIRFGQTSYTTSMRTPGDDFDMVAGFLVGEGVIREPEQLLSLRYCAGTDEEGNQTFNVIEVQLGPGAAPPDLAMARNVVTSSACGICGTNSIDEVRKKAGFELDASAGMIGLQTLLDLPDTLRASQKLFSSTGGVHAAGLFSTTGELLILREDVGRHNAVDKVIGAGLRAGRLPLKDTVLQVSGRASFELVQKAAMAGIPVLTAVSAPSSLAVDLADETGLTLAAFSRSQSVNIYTHAHRINKA from the coding sequence ATGGGCCGTAAGATCGTTCGCCGCCGGGTTATCCGCGCTACGCGAGAGGGCGGCTGGCGCCCGCGCGAGGAGAAACTGGCCGGCGAGGAACCGCTGGAAATCCGGTTCGGCCAGACTTCCTACACCACCTCGATGCGCACCCCGGGCGACGATTTCGACATGGTCGCCGGATTCCTGGTGGGCGAGGGCGTGATCCGCGAGCCCGAGCAGCTGCTGTCCCTGCGCTACTGCGCGGGTACCGATGAGGAAGGCAACCAGACCTTCAACGTGATCGAGGTGCAGCTGGGCCCCGGCGCGGCGCCGCCGGACCTGGCCATGGCCCGCAATGTGGTGACCAGTTCGGCCTGCGGGATCTGCGGCACCAATTCGATCGACGAGGTGCGCAAGAAGGCCGGGTTCGAGCTGGATGCCTCAGCCGGGATGATCGGGCTTCAGACCCTGCTGGATTTGCCCGACACCTTGCGCGCGTCGCAGAAGCTGTTCTCTTCCACCGGAGGAGTGCACGCGGCGGGGCTCTTCTCCACCACCGGCGAATTGCTGATCCTGCGCGAGGACGTGGGGCGGCATAATGCGGTGGATAAGGTGATCGGCGCCGGGCTGCGCGCCGGGAGGCTGCCACTGAAGGATACGGTGCTGCAGGTCTCTGGCCGCGCCTCCTTCGAGCTGGTGCAGAAGGCGGCGATGGCCGGGATTCCGGTGCTCACCGCGGTCAGCGCGCCTTCATCGCTGGCTGTGGATCTGGCCGACGAGACGGGCCTGACGCTGGCGGCTTTTTCGCGCAGCCAGAGCGTGAACATTTATACACATGCGCATCGGATCAATAAGGCGTAG
- a CDS encoding BCCT family transporter, translated as MNIDTNRNQGPVGGPTLTGGELHHASSSADSKKVYQKLHGPGSVLAISLLLVVAFVLWAAIAPEQLNDLMSGASSWFVQNLGWSYLVVTLGCIFLMLFLGFSRYGGIRLGKDHDRPEFSTWAWIAMILGAVMGIGLISYGAAEPMSHFMDPPHNRAEPGTMDAAVLALQFSYFDWGPNAWALFGVFGLAIAYSTHRRGNSGLVSVMLRPILGKSMDGALGKTIDVFTVLATLFGTTTSLGLGASQIAEGFNRLFGIPTDLFVKIVIIAGVTIIFTLSALSGVGKGIKWLSQGTMIGAALIGIFVFISGPSGFISNIYFRSMGQFLAEFPAVALLTPSNAEDLQWMQWWTYFMMAWWLSWGAFVGIFLARISKGRTIREFVIAVMGVPSLVFSIWFSIFGGTSMHQEMHGSSGIGQATLADTNSTFFAMLADLPLPAVTSAFTVILVVLFFITGADSNTYVLGTLTSGGNMYPKRPILTIWGLLTGVCAIVLLLVGGLEALQQAAILSAVPFTAIVTLLGMSLLKELRDDTRLPLAAHKEKTAAGVRSGH; from the coding sequence ATGAATATCGACACGAACCGCAATCAGGGGCCGGTGGGCGGACCAACCCTCACCGGTGGCGAATTGCACCATGCTTCGAGTTCGGCCGACTCCAAGAAGGTCTATCAGAAACTCCATGGCCCGGGCAGCGTATTGGCTATTTCACTGCTGCTAGTTGTTGCGTTCGTGTTGTGGGCAGCGATTGCCCCGGAACAGCTCAACGACCTGATGTCCGGCGCTTCCTCGTGGTTTGTGCAAAACCTCGGCTGGAGCTACCTGGTGGTCACGCTCGGATGCATCTTCTTGATGCTGTTCCTGGGCTTCTCGCGCTACGGTGGAATCAGGCTGGGCAAAGACCATGATCGTCCTGAGTTCTCCACCTGGGCGTGGATTGCCATGATCCTCGGAGCGGTCATGGGCATTGGCTTGATCAGCTATGGCGCGGCAGAACCCATGAGCCACTTCATGGATCCGCCGCACAACCGGGCCGAGCCAGGGACCATGGATGCCGCGGTTCTTGCCTTGCAATTCTCCTACTTCGACTGGGGACCCAACGCGTGGGCGCTCTTCGGGGTCTTCGGCCTGGCCATTGCCTACTCAACCCACCGCCGCGGAAATTCGGGTCTGGTCTCGGTGATGCTGCGCCCGATCCTGGGCAAATCAATGGATGGCGCGCTGGGCAAGACCATCGACGTTTTCACTGTTCTGGCAACGCTCTTTGGCACGACGACGTCCCTGGGGCTGGGCGCATCGCAAATCGCCGAGGGATTCAACCGGTTGTTCGGCATTCCCACGGACCTCTTCGTCAAGATCGTCATCATCGCTGGCGTGACGATCATCTTCACCCTCTCCGCCCTGTCCGGGGTGGGCAAGGGCATTAAATGGCTTAGCCAAGGCACCATGATTGGTGCCGCCCTGATCGGAATCTTCGTCTTCATCTCCGGTCCATCCGGATTCATCAGCAATATCTATTTCCGGTCCATGGGCCAGTTCCTGGCGGAATTCCCTGCGGTGGCGCTGCTGACGCCGTCAAATGCCGAGGACCTGCAGTGGATGCAGTGGTGGACCTACTTCATGATGGCCTGGTGGCTGAGCTGGGGAGCTTTTGTCGGCATTTTCCTGGCGCGCATCTCCAAGGGCCGCACGATCCGCGAGTTCGTGATTGCCGTGATGGGTGTTCCGTCGCTGGTCTTCAGCATCTGGTTCAGCATCTTTGGCGGCACCTCGATGCACCAGGAAATGCATGGTTCCTCCGGCATTGGCCAGGCTACCCTCGCCGATACCAATAGCACCTTCTTCGCGATGCTGGCTGACCTGCCCTTGCCGGCGGTGACCTCGGCATTCACCGTGATTCTCGTGGTGCTCTTCTTCATCACCGGTGCAGATTCCAATACCTACGTGTTGGGGACCCTGACATCAGGCGGAAATATGTACCCGAAGCGCCCGATCCTGACCATCTGGGGGCTGCTGACCGGAGTCTGCGCAATAGTGCTCCTCCTGGTCGGAGGCCTGGAAGCGCTGCAGCAGGCGGCCATCTTGTCGGCCGTCCCGTTCACGGCCATTGTGACGCTGCTGGGAATGTCGCTGCTCAAGGAGCTCAGGGACGATACCAGGCTGCCGCTGGCCGCCCACAAGGAAAAAACGGCAGCGGGAGTACGCAGCGGCCACTGA
- a CDS encoding HNH endonuclease has protein sequence MSETTIPRTGTPNPQNHGNYTAVARALETDLARIEEEGTTEECLQAIRLLETLTSTADYHKAALSHQAEINITRNNTRKGKFTQLNRGAAAGIALARKADPHGYGTYLENCRILFNDTPHLAAAYSRGEYTETQMRAILTPLRAVKADRRKEFDTLYAQNPAMFHNLGHRKISDTVKDFTLAYGSDDQCKEQKAADEQRHVKFTPHAATGTMTLHAHLPLAAGIAMKNQIKATSQSLKAAGDERTRAQIEADYLASFCTNPDAKVPVNLTIGLIMTDKTLFLGDRQPAYLEGYGVIAPQYARELAAGEEISNNMTLAEMAKTRSPAFIEQLEATVELIRLYTAPGDQDLIAMDSKARIFPEKMKKFIKMRDRRCRTPFCDGMIEEIDHVTQAHLGGHTCVINSDGRCKFCNQTKETPGWQEIVISTGPHQMKIATGMGPTYHSTAPPATGFAHKPYPQCMSEADWVHSFEEWLHQPPDTSSPPGNEETPA, from the coding sequence ATGTCCGAAACAACGATCCCCCGCACGGGTACCCCCAACCCGCAGAACCACGGCAACTACACCGCCGTGGCCCGCGCCCTGGAAACCGACCTGGCCCGGATCGAAGAAGAAGGCACCACCGAAGAATGCCTCCAAGCCATCCGCCTGCTCGAAACCCTCACCTCCACCGCGGACTACCACAAAGCAGCACTGAGCCACCAAGCCGAAATCAACATCACCCGCAACAACACCCGCAAAGGCAAATTCACCCAGCTGAACCGCGGCGCCGCCGCCGGCATCGCCCTAGCACGCAAAGCCGACCCCCACGGCTACGGCACCTACCTGGAAAACTGCCGCATCCTCTTCAACGACACCCCGCACCTGGCCGCCGCCTACAGCCGCGGCGAATACACCGAAACACAAATGCGCGCCATCCTCACCCCGCTGCGCGCAGTCAAAGCCGACCGGCGCAAGGAATTCGACACCCTCTACGCCCAGAACCCGGCCATGTTCCACAACCTGGGCCACCGGAAAATCAGCGACACCGTCAAGGACTTCACCCTCGCCTACGGCAGCGACGACCAGTGCAAAGAGCAAAAAGCCGCCGACGAACAACGCCACGTGAAATTCACCCCGCACGCAGCCACCGGCACCATGACCCTGCACGCGCACCTGCCCCTGGCCGCTGGCATCGCCATGAAAAACCAGATCAAAGCCACATCCCAAAGCCTCAAAGCCGCAGGCGATGAACGCACCCGCGCCCAGATAGAAGCAGACTACCTCGCCAGCTTCTGCACCAACCCCGACGCCAAAGTCCCGGTGAACCTGACGATCGGGCTGATCATGACCGATAAGACCCTGTTCCTCGGCGACCGGCAGCCCGCCTACCTCGAAGGCTACGGCGTGATCGCACCCCAGTACGCCCGGGAACTGGCCGCCGGAGAAGAGATCAGCAACAACATGACCCTGGCCGAAATGGCGAAAACCCGCTCCCCGGCCTTCATCGAGCAACTGGAAGCCACTGTGGAACTCATCCGCCTGTATACCGCTCCAGGAGACCAGGACCTGATCGCGATGGACTCCAAAGCGCGGATCTTCCCGGAGAAGATGAAGAAGTTCATCAAGATGCGCGACCGCCGGTGCCGCACCCCGTTCTGCGACGGCATGATCGAAGAAATCGACCACGTCACCCAAGCCCATCTCGGCGGGCACACCTGCGTGATCAACTCCGATGGACGCTGCAAATTCTGCAACCAGACCAAGGAAACCCCCGGATGGCAGGAAATCGTCATCTCAACCGGCCCACACCAGATGAAAATCGCGACCGGAATGGGCCCGACCTATCACTCCACCGCGCCACCTGCGACAGGATTCGCGCACAAGCCCTACCCGCAATGCATGAGTGAAGCCGACTGGGTGCACTCATTCGAAGAGTGGCTGCATCAGCCACCAGACACCAGCAGTCCGCCGGGCAACGAGGAAACCCCCGCCTGA
- a CDS encoding FdhF/YdeP family oxidoreductase — MHRSAPKKDINEDDLKVSEPAHAAAGLKAVMVSMERGFSQAGPSRTLRSMLRVNQHNGFDCPGCAWPESITERRKPAEFCENGAKAIAEEASARTVTPEWFAQHPIEVLKDKTEYWLGSQGRITTPMIIHEGESHYQPISWADAFSTIADHVNATTAQRCVFYTSGRTANETAFMYQLLARSLGTNNLPDCSNMCHESSGTALNPTIGIGKGTVSLEDFEHTELIFVVGQNPGTNHPRMLSALSDARKRGARVVAINPLPEAGFFGFKDPQTVGGMLGKAEPVASDYLQIKVGGDLALFQAFGHLLLEEEAKNPGSVVDHEFISQATDGFDAYRDARATLDWEATEQATGLTREQITEIAQLLIKSKATIICWALGLTQQPHSVPTLKEIINLLLLQGNFGKPGAGACPVRGHSNVQGDRTMGIWEKPTEKLLAAIDQEFGISSPRAHGYDSTETLHAFEKDEVDVFVSMGGNFALANSDTEALEAGMQRAKLTVHISTKPNRSHVVHGKTSLILPTLGRTDKDDKHPGGAQFLSVEDSMSVIKSTRGRLTPVSEHLLAEPVIVARMAQAILGEDHPINWRAMAEDYDVIRDHIEKVLPGFEDFNARVRDKNGFVLPNPPRDTRSFATDIGKGRFTVSDFEALEAPEGHLILQTMRSHDQYNTTFYGLDDRYRGIKDGRRVILINPEDLEATGFNDRDLVDVISTFAGTERRANRFRLVSYPTAKGCVAAYYPEANALVHRDLVARESNTPGFKAMMVRFVEHTQLPGRTLDS; from the coding sequence ATGCATCGTTCGGCACCTAAAAAAGACATCAACGAGGATGATCTGAAAGTCAGCGAACCTGCCCATGCCGCCGCGGGCCTCAAAGCAGTCATGGTCTCCATGGAGCGCGGCTTCAGCCAGGCCGGCCCCAGCCGCACCTTGCGCTCGATGCTGCGCGTGAACCAGCACAATGGCTTCGACTGCCCGGGCTGCGCCTGGCCTGAGTCCATCACCGAACGCCGCAAGCCGGCCGAATTCTGCGAAAACGGCGCCAAGGCCATCGCCGAAGAAGCCAGCGCCCGCACCGTCACCCCCGAATGGTTCGCCCAGCACCCCATCGAGGTCCTGAAGGACAAGACCGAATACTGGCTGGGCTCCCAAGGGCGGATCACCACGCCGATGATCATCCACGAGGGCGAAAGCCACTACCAGCCGATCAGCTGGGCCGATGCCTTCTCCACCATCGCCGACCACGTGAACGCCACCACCGCGCAGAGGTGCGTGTTCTACACCTCCGGGCGCACCGCCAACGAGACCGCGTTCATGTACCAGCTGCTGGCCCGCTCGCTGGGCACCAACAACCTGCCGGACTGCTCGAACATGTGCCACGAATCCTCGGGCACCGCGCTGAACCCGACGATCGGCATCGGCAAGGGCACCGTCTCGCTGGAAGACTTCGAGCACACCGAACTGATTTTCGTGGTGGGCCAGAACCCGGGCACCAACCACCCACGCATGCTCTCGGCCCTGTCCGATGCCCGCAAGCGCGGGGCGCGGGTGGTCGCGATCAACCCGCTGCCGGAAGCCGGCTTCTTCGGCTTCAAGGACCCGCAGACCGTGGGCGGCATGCTCGGCAAAGCCGAACCGGTGGCCAGCGACTACCTGCAGATCAAGGTCGGCGGCGACCTCGCGCTTTTCCAGGCCTTCGGCCACCTATTGCTGGAAGAAGAGGCGAAGAACCCGGGCAGCGTGGTGGACCACGAGTTCATCAGCCAGGCCACCGACGGTTTCGACGCCTACCGCGACGCCCGCGCCACCCTGGACTGGGAGGCTACCGAACAAGCCACCGGGCTGACCCGGGAGCAGATCACCGAGATCGCGCAGCTGCTGATCAAATCCAAGGCGACCATCATCTGCTGGGCGCTGGGGTTGACCCAGCAGCCGCACTCGGTGCCGACGCTGAAGGAAATCATCAACCTGCTGCTGCTCCAGGGCAACTTCGGCAAGCCAGGCGCCGGCGCCTGCCCGGTGCGCGGCCACTCCAACGTCCAGGGCGATCGCACCATGGGCATCTGGGAGAAGCCCACCGAAAAGCTGCTGGCCGCAATCGACCAGGAATTCGGCATCAGCTCCCCGCGCGCCCACGGCTACGACTCCACCGAAACCCTGCACGCCTTCGAAAAGGACGAGGTGGACGTCTTCGTCTCCATGGGCGGGAACTTCGCGCTGGCCAACTCGGACACCGAAGCGCTGGAGGCAGGCATGCAGCGCGCCAAGCTGACCGTGCACATCTCCACCAAGCCCAACCGCTCGCATGTGGTGCACGGCAAGACCTCGCTGATCCTGCCCACCCTGGGCCGCACCGACAAGGACGACAAGCACCCCGGCGGCGCGCAGTTCCTCTCGGTGGAGGACTCCATGTCGGTCATCAAATCCACGCGCGGCCGGCTCACCCCGGTCTCCGAGCACCTGCTGGCCGAACCGGTGATCGTCGCCCGCATGGCCCAGGCGATCCTGGGCGAGGACCACCCGATCAACTGGCGGGCCATGGCCGAGGACTATGACGTGATCCGCGACCACATCGAAAAGGTGCTGCCCGGGTTCGAGGACTTCAACGCCCGGGTGCGCGATAAGAACGGCTTCGTGCTGCCCAACCCGCCGCGCGATACCCGCTCCTTCGCCACCGATATCGGCAAGGGCCGCTTCACCGTCTCGGACTTCGAGGCGCTGGAAGCCCCCGAAGGCCACCTGATCCTGCAGACCATGCGCAGCCACGACCAGTACAACACCACCTTCTACGGGCTCGATGACCGCTACCGCGGCATCAAGGACGGCCGCCGCGTCATCCTGATCAACCCGGAGGACCTGGAAGCCACCGGGTTCAATGATCGCGATCTGGTCGATGTGATCTCCACCTTCGCCGGCACCGAGCGCCGCGCCAACCGCTTCCGCCTGGTCTCCTACCCGACCGCCAAGGGCTGCGTGGCCGCCTACTACCCGGAGGCCAACGCGCTGGTACATCGCGACCTGGTGGCCCGCGAATCCAACACCCCCGGATTCAAGGCCATGATGGTGCGCTTCGTGGAGCACACCCAGCTGCCCGGGCGCACGCTGGATAGCTGA
- a CDS encoding aldo/keto reductase: MQQRELGRTQRNVSVIGLGTWQLGADWGSVEESDALAVLDSAYAAGVNFFDTADVYGDGRSEQLIGTWLKNNPEADVTVATKMGRRVDQIPENYNLDAFRAWNDRSRANLGMDTLDLVQLHCPPTPVYTTEATYDALDLMVDEGRMASYGVSVETVEEALSAIARPNIATVQIIINAFRHKPLEAVLPTAREAGVGIIARVPLASGLLTNRYSLQTEFSKDDHRNYNRDGSAFDVGETFSGVDYATGVAAAGEFAQLAAAEAPEATSARVALAWLAAQDGISTIIPGARNPEQARANAAAGSLEISGGFNASVRDLYDTKLRAQIHPRW; encoded by the coding sequence ATGCAACAACGAGAACTTGGACGAACACAACGCAACGTATCGGTCATCGGCTTGGGAACTTGGCAGCTGGGAGCTGACTGGGGATCGGTCGAGGAATCGGATGCTCTTGCAGTACTGGATTCCGCCTACGCAGCCGGCGTGAACTTCTTCGACACCGCCGACGTGTATGGAGATGGCCGAAGCGAACAATTGATCGGCACTTGGCTGAAGAACAATCCAGAAGCCGACGTCACTGTCGCCACCAAAATGGGACGCCGGGTTGATCAGATTCCAGAGAACTACAACCTCGACGCATTCCGCGCATGGAACGATCGCTCACGAGCAAACCTCGGCATGGACACCCTCGACCTGGTCCAGCTGCATTGCCCGCCAACCCCGGTGTACACCACCGAAGCCACCTATGATGCGCTGGATCTGATGGTGGACGAAGGGCGCATGGCCAGCTACGGCGTCTCCGTGGAAACCGTTGAGGAAGCCCTGTCCGCCATCGCCCGGCCGAATATCGCCACGGTGCAGATCATCATCAACGCCTTCCGCCACAAACCGCTGGAGGCTGTTCTGCCAACAGCGCGCGAGGCGGGCGTCGGAATCATTGCCCGCGTTCCGCTGGCCAGCGGACTGCTGACTAACCGGTATTCCCTGCAGACCGAATTTTCCAAGGACGATCACCGCAACTACAACCGCGACGGCTCGGCCTTCGATGTGGGGGAGACCTTCTCGGGCGTGGACTATGCGACCGGTGTGGCAGCGGCGGGCGAATTCGCCCAGCTGGCAGCGGCCGAAGCCCCAGAGGCAACCAGCGCACGGGTGGCTCTGGCCTGGCTGGCTGCACAGGACGGGATCAGCACCATCATTCCCGGGGCACGCAACCCGGAACAGGCGCGCGCCAACGCGGCCGCTGGATCGCTGGAAATCTCCGGGGGCTTCAATGCCTCGGTGCGCGATCTCTACGATACGAAGCTGCGCGCGCAAATCCACCCGCGCTGGTAG
- a CDS encoding flavin reductase, translating to MQQTQLSLQQVKNALVASWEAAWDHGNVDSLDDILHAQYQRVSNKSKKVSTAQSLKDDILAVREAFPDLVTTIDHVLVDDAEQSIAVFWRTNGTFTSALQGVPATGHSVETRGSNLLKVQDGKVISEQVTWDQSELLEDVGVPSLKSAFETPEDGIVVDDLSGVPNLEELKGFNRQFITGVTVVTTKDENGAPRGLAANSYVSVSLEPPLVLVCVQKTTSTYASLFKSTHLGINIMSNEQRETVGTFASKADDKFANLAWHEGPNGTPMLDGSAASIEAEIKERFQAKTHTVFIAKVKHSEVADIEPMIYKAGRFFDGAELQAL from the coding sequence ATGCAACAAACACAGCTTTCACTCCAGCAAGTCAAGAATGCTCTCGTCGCCTCATGGGAAGCAGCATGGGACCACGGCAACGTGGATTCACTCGATGACATCCTCCACGCCCAGTACCAGCGAGTCAGCAACAAATCCAAGAAAGTCTCGACTGCGCAGTCCTTGAAAGACGACATTCTGGCAGTGCGCGAGGCCTTCCCCGACCTGGTTACGACGATCGACCACGTGCTTGTCGATGACGCGGAACAGTCCATCGCCGTCTTCTGGCGGACGAACGGAACCTTCACCAGCGCCTTGCAGGGTGTGCCGGCCACCGGCCACAGCGTGGAAACACGGGGTTCGAATCTCTTGAAAGTCCAGGACGGGAAGGTCATTTCCGAGCAAGTCACATGGGACCAGAGCGAACTGCTGGAAGACGTGGGAGTCCCATCGCTCAAATCGGCGTTTGAAACGCCGGAGGACGGAATCGTCGTTGACGACCTGAGCGGGGTTCCGAACCTGGAGGAGCTCAAGGGGTTCAACCGGCAGTTCATCACCGGCGTCACCGTGGTGACCACAAAAGACGAGAACGGCGCACCGCGAGGGCTGGCCGCGAATTCCTACGTCTCGGTCTCCCTGGAGCCGCCACTGGTATTGGTATGCGTCCAGAAGACGACGAGCACCTACGCTTCACTCTTCAAGTCAACGCACCTGGGCATCAACATCATGAGCAACGAACAGCGTGAAACCGTGGGCACCTTCGCCTCCAAGGCGGACGACAAATTCGCGAACCTGGCCTGGCATGAGGGACCGAACGGCACTCCGATGCTCGACGGTTCCGCTGCGTCGATCGAGGCCGAAATCAAGGAGCGCTTCCAGGCCAAGACCCACACCGTCTTCATTGCCAAGGTCAAGCACTCGGAAGTCGCGGACATCGAACCGATGATCTACAAAGCGGGCCGGTTCTTCGACGGCGCAGAATTGCAAGCGCTCTAA